The Zalophus californianus isolate mZalCal1 chromosome X, mZalCal1.pri.v2, whole genome shotgun sequence genome window below encodes:
- the LOC113930276 gene encoding histone H2A-Bbd type 1-like — protein sequence MSGRRNHWRCHRRKRHGLSRSVRAELQFPVSRVDRLLREGHYAQRLSSSTPVFLTGILEYLTANILELAGQEARNNRKMRITPEHVQRALGNNEHLSRLFEDNTYSQVEAVPQPREW from the coding sequence ATGTCTGGGAGAAGAAACCACTGGCGCTGTCATAGACGTAAGAGGCACGGTCTGTCCCGCTCCGTGAGGGCCGAGCTCCAGTTCCCAGTTAGCCGCGTGGACCGCCTCCTGCGAGAGGGTCACTATGCCCAGCGCCTGAGCTCATCTACACCGGTCTTCCTCACCGGCATTCTCGAGTACCTGACGGCCAACATCCTGGAGCTGGCAGGCCAGGAGGCCCGCAACAACCGCAAGATGCGCATCACCCCAGAGCACGTGCAGAGGGCCCTGGGCAACAACGAGCACCTGAGCCGCCTCTTTGAGGATAACACCTACTCTCAGGTGGAAGCCGTGCCCCAACCCAGGGAGTGGTGA